A window of Danaus plexippus chromosome 26, MEX_DaPlex, whole genome shotgun sequence genomic DNA:
GTAacttctattttataacagaaagtatatatatatatatatataacataactcGCCTGATACTCTGAGCGCTCAAGTCGGGTTTCAATATGTCGGGGTAGGCTTTGGGATTGTACAGTGGATTCTTGTACTCATTGAGGTGACTCGCCATATAGCCCCATAGTGAGAACGTTCGCTCCGacaatctataataataatatttaatttattatattacctcAAGTCTGTATCGCTATACTATATACAGAGTGTTCCGAGTACTGAatgaatgagaaacgggatacgcttcgtatgtagtgagGATACAAACTCGTACTAAGCATACATATATTCAGTATGGaagtttgaattatttataattatagttacattaatGAATGTCggaactttgttttataacaaaagatttttattctttgagataaaaaaaatatagtttaatttgataaatactttgaataaatgattataatgtattacgAATTGAACCATTTTAATGAAGGTAGGACGAACTTTCGATTAACACAGTCTAACGAGATGAACAAACTAGTTTCAGcagaaacttttataataattacgaatatagatttaaatgtataaacaaCTAGTTTTTTCCCGCGGCTTCGTCCGCGTTAGTTTCGGCATTGGTAATATATGAATAGCTGACCGGGCGAACTCTATTCCGCCCCAGAGGCAGTAAATAACCAGatattggaattaattaagtattttttttatttttgatcgAACACAATTAAATTTCCTATGTCCGTCTTCTGGTTCCCATCTATCTCCCCACCAATTTTCAACTATATCTGTCcagccgttcttgagttataaatagtgtaactacCACAAGTTTCccttattatagatatatattttatcaacacaTCTACCTGAGATCTCGCCTATCCTTCTGGCAGTTACCAATGAATGTCCCGTACTGGCAGGCGTGGGCGTGGTCGTGTAATGTTAGTAGGAACCTCTCGTTGAACTGGAAGGCCTGACGTAAGgaacatttttgtaatattaaatattaacgacATGGAAATGATAACACAGAGACATAGCTACGTGTTATATGTTAGCGATGTTGTGAAAACACACTACTATTTGtttggtgtgtgtgtgtgtgttttaccTCTGGGGCCTGCCGCAGCAGCTGCCAGGTGCAGTCCAGCAGCTGTGTGAAGACGGGCGATCGTTCTCGTGAGTCACACGCCACGTGACCACAACGAGCCGTGAACTTGTGGCCAAATGACAGCCAGTCCTTTTCGATCAACGCCTGAGAAATAATACATGACGTATAGGTACCATGTATATAATTCTACTGTACGTGAGTATGTTAACTCTTCGTAAACGGCTAGACCGAttttaacgattttttttttgtatgtatttggGTGGCGTCCCAGATGGTTAAGATACACAAATCATCCGGCAGATGTTGCTGCAGTTTTATGGTATTTAGGTTCTTACAAAGGCTGCAGCGTAGGTGACTATAAGTATTGTTTCAACACACTTCATACATATCTCTATGTGCGCACTTCTGATGTTCACGCGGAtggagtcgcgggcaaaaactacttaaatatagcatagtgcaATTATCATcacaaaaagttatatttttgatcaccaacatttattattgaactCAATAATACATAAGGGTATgtttatatggaaataaaaatagaaaatagcgGTTGGTATTTGTTACCTGGTAGCCATTGATAGTCCTGTAGTGAGGTTCTATACACAGGGCGGCCAGCGAGCACACCTGAGCGGTTCTGTCCCAGCCGTCGCTGCAGTGAACACAGACGCTCACTCCTCCGGATATAGCGCTGGCTATCCACCAGGACGTGTCCAGGATAGATCTGTTTCGAAcacattattatcaaaaacatttaagggtctaaaaaattacaaacagaccCAAGACTAGAAAGGAAAAATGCTATTAGTTTCGATCTATGAAAGACTGAATTTCGGAATATTAGATTAACAAGAAAAAACGCCTTTGAACGATTAAACTAAAAGTATGAGTTTACATGTCTTATGAGAGCTctggaaaagtatttttaatcgcGGGAGTTCATTGTAAAACTCACTTGATATGTTTCAGCCAACCTGATGACTCCAAGCCATTCAAGAAGGACGACATTGTGGGAGAGTTTTGTTCACACGCTGAAATTATCATCAGAAACAATGACTATAGTTAGGACCATATAAGCAAAAACATTCAATGCTCAAAAATCGCACGAATTAATGGATGTCTATAAAGTATCAATTTATCTAGATTcagaaacttaaaaaacacttatattgaattttcgCAAAATAATGTAATCGAGTCCTAGCCGCGCGTGCCGGGCTGCGAGATGCGGTCCTTTTCTTAGGCCACACACTTATATAGTTTGGCTGTAGTACGTACTTCGGCCACGAAGAAAAATCACTGTGTTGTAAGATGTTGCTCCTAACGTCAAATGTCTGAATACTAACTTTCAACCAGTTTCTGAAGACTCTTCCTCATCACGTGTATGTTACCGATGCCCATGAACTGAAACTTGATGTTCTCGTAGAAGGCTTCGTTCTCATAGCCCTTGCCAGCGGCACGATTCACCATCGCATTaatctgataaaaatatataggaaatAGCGTCTGGTTTTTGGTTATCTAAGTTATTACTGCTCCTATGTAACCTACCCTCGGTCGTGTGTCCACGACATACATGTACCCGCAGTTGGGGTTTGCGCGACGGATGAGATCCAACATTTGTTCGTCTTCCATGCATCTTAAATGTAcaagaaatattatcttaaaatactattgcaaaacaaataaacattacatcaTATGGTCCTTGGAGCATTTTTTCTGACCTGGCAGAAAATCCGCTTAATGGCTGACTGCATCTGGCGATGGCCGCTTTGTTATGGTGCAAGTAAGCCAACACCGGCAACCTCCCGCGGGACCGGAAGCTGGCGCTGCCCAGTAACACCGCACTGGAGGCTCGAGCCGGTACGTAAATCTCGCTTGGGTAAGTGTCACAAAGCTGTAAAATGTATTACTTTTTGAGACTTCTtacatgtaataaagtttcttttttgtaatgtGTATTGCTGTTATCCCTGCGGCTTTTACAGCATCACCGGGAGAGTGGGCGGGTGCTGAGACTGGCCCGTTACAAAGGGGTCAGTTACGAagactgtttatttttaattcactagAAATAGTGAGAACCATATGGTTCTATAGCCATGTGgatacaatttttatcatttgctTAGGTTTGGTAGAGTTCTGAGagagtaagaaaaaaaaattatgcaaatcaaataacaaaaatacagtgttattcaaaatatgtacgactaggtaatatttaaaataagtcttTTAACAGCCATCTGCGTACGTACCTCATAATCTCTGTTAGCGTTACAGAGGGTCCACTGTTCATTGGGGACATTCATTCTCTGGAACTCTGTCTGTATGTCGAAGAAATTCCAACCAGCTGACTTGGGAAGGTCGTCCGGAGTAGACTTGTAATGGAAGCAGTATAGCTCTTCCAGgttaactataatataatatattt
This region includes:
- the LOC116774291 gene encoding LOW QUALITY PROTEIN: myotubularin-related protein 6 (The sequence of the model RefSeq protein was modified relative to this genomic sequence to represent the inferred CDS: inserted 1 base in 1 codon); translated protein: MDIIKTPKLENVQMLDKYNLRNPSKGTLYFATTHLIFVDHEMRKETWILLMHISTVERLPITTTGSPLLVRTKTFQSVFFVIPRERDCHEMHQTLLRLSQPVNLEELYCFHYKSTPDDLPKSAGWNFFDIQTEFQRMNVPNEQWTLCNANRDYELCDTYPSEIYVPARASSAVLLGSASFRSRGRLPVLAYLHHNKAAIARCSQPLSGFSARCMEDEQMLDLIRRANPNCGYMYVVDTRPRINAMVNRAAGKGYENEAFYENIKFQFMGIGNIHVMRKSLQKLVETCEQNSPTMSSFLNGLESSGWLKHIKSILDTSWWIASAISGGVSVCVHCSDGWDRTAQVCSLAALCIEPHYRTINGYQALIEKDWLSFGHKFTARCGHVACDSRERSPVFTQLLDCTWQLLRQAPEAFQFNERFLLTLHDHAHACQYGTFIGNCQKDRRDLRLSERTFSLWGYMASHLNEYKNPLYNPKAYPDILKPDLSAQSIRFWRGMYCRHESGVHPRESLADLLPAAVHHATALTHHIDYLAKRISTFKNLLSGRKXRKDDTVVNYQNGSSDTVDIETKMEAAEIDNKLHYESGGNLSELECANHDHPLKEGAPKIIPLITEKADAMIPATLSLLEAEISTVALDWKTIKNVTECGCSTPLDHFSRKHHCWGCGRVVCTRCVAARAALPALHAARAAPLCAACAPSTPSTPVTPPDLLTSAT